The genomic stretch GTGATCACACACCCATGCGCTTAAAGTCCCTTCACCATTGGTGTCTCTTCACGTGTGGCCACTATTTAGTCAACTGATCATATTTCTCTAacagataatatatataatgtatCGTACACTGATATATTAACCCGCTGCTAAGCGCCGTATGTGTGATATGTCTGCAGCGGGTTTAATCTCTCGATTTATGGTTATGCATGAACACAGACAGGTCTGCTTTACTTTCCATCCCCGTGAATACTCGTGGTTCTAATAATAAGCATGTAAATATCTTATTGCAGTAGTACTAGCATCAAGATGCAAAATCCACCAGTTCAACATGTGATCCGAACGCTTGAATGATAACCTTCGTAAGTAATGGGACCTAACCAATGACCAATCATCTTGGCACACCTTACTAATCGCTACTAAGAAATGGTGTACCACTGAATGAGGGAAAACAAATCAAGGGCGGAAAGAAAGGATTACGCAAGGAGCGAGATAATAACCAAAAACGTAGTTGAAGTCTTCACTAATTTACCACATCGAGACAATTTCAACCCTTCCTAAATCCAAGAATAACAAAAGGTAACCTCcggagagaaggaagggTAAACAACAGCGGGAATCGAATCGATCCTCCCGCCTCCTCCGCGGTCCGACTCGGAGCTAATCACgatttccccgcatttcgCAGCTTTCTCCAACTTGGGGTCAGGGACTGGTTGTGACGACTTACTCTTGTTTTCTCCGGCTTTATCTATAATTACACGTTTCTGATTGAATATTTCCTGCATATCCTGTGACGAATCGGTCTAAATTAGCCCCTTTTGTTCTTACAAGAGTCGTTATATCTGTTGCCGAGGATCGAATCATGTCAGGTGCGGTATCGAGGTTGTCGGGACTCTTGGGTCATTTTGTCCCTGGTGCAGAGCAGCGGGTTAATTTCCATACGCTGTCGCCGACATCTTTCTTGCCCAGGGCGGCGGCTATTGAACCCGAGGTTtgtcttggttttctttcgATTCCTGTTGGGGTTCCAAGGGGTGTGTGGTTGAGTGCTAATGTTAGAGGATAGGCTGTGGCCATTCATCACGTTACTGCGAATAACCAAGTTTTGAGACGGACTTATGCCGAGACGGCGGATCGTGCAAGGGGTCTTGCCTATTATCTGAAGAAGCATGGGTTCAAGAGAGTCGGTGTTCTGTGCCCTAATACGCCTGCGTTTTTGGAGTCAATCTTTGGAATTGCAGCTGCCGGAGCGGTGAATGTTGGTACGTTGTATATTTTTTACCTATTTGATAGGACGTACGGTTGTTGGGGTGTTGGCTAATGGGTAGTTGAATAGCTGTAAATTATCGGCTGAAGGAGGACGATATCGCTTACATATTTACGCACTCTGATGTTGAGGCTATTATTGTTGACCAGGAGTTCCTGTCGCTTCTGCAGAGTTATCGTGCTTCAAGGCCCAGTATCCCTATTATTGTTGATATGGATACGGATGCTACCGAAGGCGAATTGTCCGGTCCCTTTGATGAGGTGGTTTTGGAAGGCTTGACGTATGACTTGGATACAGGGGCCAAAGGTTGGCCTGGGCTCGAGGCCCAGGCTGCTTCTGAAGATGACGTTATCGCCCTTGCATACACCAGCGGTACGACGGCTCGGCCGAAGGGTGTCGAGTATACCCATCGTGGCTGCTATCTTGCTGCGATGGGCAATGTGATTGAATCTGGGCTTAATTCGCACCGTGGTCGGTGTCGGTATCTGTGGACTTTGCCAATGTTCCATGCTTGCGGTTGGTGTTCATTGCTTGGATTATCTTGTGATGAATATTTACAGCTGACTCTTTTTCAGGGTGGACGTTCCCTTGGGCTGTCACGGCAGTGCGTGGTACCCATTACTGCTTGCGGAAGATTGACTACCCGCAAATCTGGAAGCTATTGAAGCAGGAGCACATCACGCATTTTAATGCTGCTCCGACGGTGAATACCCTACTCTGCAATTCTAAGGAGGCAGAGCCGTTGCCCGAGCCTGTTCATGTTACAGTCGCGGCGAGTCCGCCGACGCCTCATCTCTTCGAGCAGATGACTAACTTGAACCTGCATCCTGTGCATGTATACGGCATGACAGAGACATATGGGCCGATCACGAAAGGCTATTACCTGCCGGCATGGGACAACCTGCCCTCAAGTGAAAGGTATAAGAAGATGGCCAGGCAAGGACATGGCTTTGTGACCAGTCTACCCGTACGAGTTATTAAGACGGATGTTGCCGAGGGCACTGTTATTGATGTTGCTCGGGATGGTAAGGAGATAGGTGAGATTGTTTTCGTCGGGAATATCTGTGCTCGGGGCTACTACAAAGACCCCGACGCTACGCGGAAACTCTTCGCGGGTGGCGTTCTCCACTCCGGAGACTTGGCTGTGTGGCATGCCGATGGCTCAATCCAGATCCAAGACCGGGCGAAAGACATCATTATCAGCGGTAAGTCCTGAACTTGAATAGCACACCGTGGTATTTTCTCTTGCTAATAAGCGAGATGCAGGCGGAGAGAATATCTCATCCGTAGCGCTGGAGTCTATGCTGGTCACCCACCCGGACATCCTCGAGGCCGGAGTCGTAGCCGTTCCCGACAGCCATTGGGGAGAGCGACCAAAGGCATTTGTGACGGTGAAGCCAGGGAAATTCTTGACCGGTTCAGAGGTGATCGAATGGGCGCGAAATGCCAGTGATATCAGCAAGTTCATGATTCCTCGGGAGGTCGAAGTCGTGGCGGAACTGCCCAAGACTAGTACCGGAAAAGTGAGAAAGAACATCCTCCGCGACTGGGCTAAAGGAGCGAACCGATCGTGAACGAAGTGTTCTAGAATGAAAATAACTGTGCATAGACAATCTAGACAATATACATGAATTTTTGAGATTGGGTTGCGCCCAGCATAGGCTGACATTTATCCCTGTTGTTTCCCAATCAATATACTTTACGGTCTTGCCGATAGTTCAACCGCCATGCCAATAAGTCCCATTCTTGTAAGGGGGCCACTGGACCCGACCTTGCCTGACCAAATACTCATTTGGGTTGAAAAAGGGGGCGGTACTCAATAGACTGCCAAGTGGAGAGATCAGTGGCCAACCGAGAGGGTtgagatgagatgatgatatATATTCAGTACTAGTAGCCAGTATACTATATTTGGAGGACAGTTGTTAAACAGGTGGAGAGATCCGTGTGTCTGGTGACACGCCatggaggggaaagcaaTGCGAGATGACAGGTAATATTGAGAAGTAGTACTAAGATATGTATGTCTGCCTTGATCAAGGGTCCTTAAACAACAACTTTGAACTACTCACTGCTCACTATCTAAGGTAATTGCCAAAGACTAGGTTCAAGGTTAGTAAAGATCCAAGTCCAGGCGGCGTTAGCGGTAACCAATCGGGGCACGAGACGAACATTGCCCGACCGATTGGGAGTCTTTTCCAATTTTGCCCTCAATCAAGCGAAGATCCTACCCCCCCATCACCGACTTGGAATCCCTCTCATTGCTGACATCTGACTCGTCCGTATTTTATTcacattcttccttttccagtGTTGTCTGTCAGGCCTGGCATTTTGACAAATAATCAAACAGTCCACACCCCACGGAAACGCCAGCAGAACCGGATTCGCTTacttcccctcccttccgCTGAACTGCAGACGCCgccttccctttcttcacAGCCGCCCGATTGTCTGGCTATATAATCTCCGCCCCACGAGTCCCCTAGCCAAACCGCTTTCGATCATAGCTTGGAGTGCGTCTCCTAGCCGTGCTCACTCAACCATCCGTCACCAGGAACATTTGTACCTCCCTCGCAtctctccgccgccgccttTCCTCTATTCACCCCTCCCTTGCCTTCACTAGTCTGCAACGGCCACAGGCAACTTCCGACGCGCGTTGCCCCTTCTTAAGCGCCTTCGCTCGCCCGTTCGACTGTACCGTTCTCGACACAGCTTTCGGAGATAGAccaaatcaaaagaaaagtcgtctctttttctgttcaCTTTTCCGATCAACGGCCATAGGAGCGATCTTGAACAAGAGTTGCGCCAACTCTTGCTAGGTCCTTTCGCCTCCATGGTCTTATAGAGACGAAGTCCATGCCGCACGTTCCCATCAGTTTGTGAGATATCCCAC from Aspergillus oryzae RIB40 DNA, chromosome 1 encodes the following:
- a CDS encoding putative AMP-binding domain protein (acyl-CoA synthetases (AMP-forming)/AMP-acid ligases II), which gives rise to MSGAVSRLSGLLGHFVPGAEQRVNFHTLSPTSFLPRAAAIEPEAVAIHHVTANNQVLRRTYAETADRARGLAYYLKKHGFKRVGVLCPNTPAFLESIFGIAAAGAVNVAVNYRLKEDDIAYIFTHSDVEAIIVDQEFLSLLQSYRASRPSIPIIVDMDTDATEGELSGPFDEVVLEGLTYDLDTGAKGWPGLEAQAASEDDVIALAYTSGTTARPKGVEYTHRGCYLAAMGNVIESGLNSHRGRCRYLWTLPMFHACGWTFPWAVTAVRGTHYCLRKIDYPQIWKLLKQEHITHFNAAPTVNTLLCNSKEAEPLPEPVHVTVAASPPTPHLFEQMTNLNLHPVHVYGMTETYGPITKGYYLPAWDNLPSSERYKKMARQGHGFVTSLPVRVIKTDVAEGTVIDVARDGKEIGEIVFVGNICARGYYKDPDATRKLFAGGVLHSGDLAVWHADGSIQIQDRAKDIIISGGENISSVALESMLVTHPDILEAGVVAVPDSHWGERPKAFVTVKPGKFLTGSEVIEWARNASDISKFMIPREVEVVAELPKTSTGKVRKNILRDWAKGANRS